A genomic segment from Natator depressus isolate rNatDep1 chromosome 19, rNatDep2.hap1, whole genome shotgun sequence encodes:
- the LOC141974449 gene encoding discoidin, CUB and LCCL domain-containing protein 1-like isoform X3, which translates to MRSRLRAPLLLQLFQLLRPLHVSPASAQSGPYCGNSNPTPLVMNSSSVTVQFNSTTHRSGRGFLLSYATSQHPDLISCLDKGTHYHQEQISVFCPAGCKSVAGDIWGNTKQGYRDTSVLCKAAIHAGVILDELGGQLTLSREKGITLYESAFANGLHSKRGSLSEKRLIFHKACDHALEAASFNASSSWHEVNAMGQYKPWTAEQAAFSAHGNSWAADPSSETEWLEIDLGGRKNITGIITKGSSDKYNFYVKSYQVFSSRDGKNWKAYRYSSGQEETVFEGNADSLQEVSNTFIPPILARYLRIVPQSWNQRIALKVALQGCQVARLKVPRPYVPSAPKEVPILTSIPTDRTAIPGVTINPEKAGSMLLVMLLIGGFVLLLSGLLLLALLCRKKRKTAADLNCSLMKGYPKLESSQVCASESLQPSSSELTSFPVAGTPVELSGTHSPEYAEPDMVQVSPSSQTAPSTFKPALDEGYTLPLVVNHYDVPGKYHEYAEPLPPEPEYATPFTEQALEAGGATAKKNTCVIKVVPTTQGRAGSLASPMSPGIQPQYDFPAQRLGETPNSTRREGSHQASTVYTEPQTERTSTLWGDGLAGLTTSPEGHCFQIQDSPLTHIYHEPL; encoded by the exons GTCCGTACTGCGGGAATTCAAACCCCACACCTCTGGTGATGAACTCCAGCTCAGTGACCGTCCAGTTCAACAGCACCACTCACCGCTCAGGGCGCGGCTTCCTGCTCTCCTACGCGACCAGCCAGCACCCAG ATCTGATTTCCTGTTTGGATAAGGGGACCCATTACCACCAGGAACAAATCAG TGTTTTCTGCCCAGCGGGCTGCAAGAGTGTCGCGGGTGACATATGGGGAAACACGAAGCAGGGCTACCGAGac ACCTCGGTTCTCTGCAAGGCAGCCATCCACGCTGGAGTGATCTTGGATGAGCTGGGAGGGCAGCTGACTCTGTCTCGGGAGAAGGGGATCACACTCTATGAATCAGCCTTCGCCAATGGACTCCACTCAAAAAG GGGGTCCTTATCTGAAAAGCGCCTCATTTTTCACAAAG CCTGTGACCATGCTCTCGAAGCAGCCAGCTTCAACGCCTCCTCCTCCTGGCACGAGGTGAATGCCATGGGGCAGTACAAGCCCTGGACAGCGGAGCAGGCGGCGTTCAGCGCCCACGGGAACTCGTGGGCTGCCGATCCCAGCTCAGAGACCGAATGGCTGGAGATAGATCTGGGCGGAAGGAAGAACATCACAG GAATTATCACCAAGGGATCCTCAGATAAATACAACTTCTACGTGAAATCCTACCAGGTTTTCTCCAGCAGAGATGGGAAGAATTGGAAAGCCTACAGATACAGCAGCGGGCAGGAGGAGACG GTCTTTGAGGGAAATGCTGACAGCCTCCAAGAGGTCTCCAACACGTTCATCCCCCCCATCCTGGCCCGCTACCTCCGCATCGTGCCCCAGAGCTGGAACCAGAGGATCGCCCTGAAGGTGGCACTACAAGGCTGCCAAGTGGCTCGTCTGAAGGTGCCCCGGCCCTATG TACCCAGTGCCCCAAAGGAGGTTCCCATCCTGACCAGCATCCCCACCGATCGCACCGCGATCCCAGGAGTCACCATAAATCCAGAAAAAGCAG GCTCCATGTTACTGGTGATGCTGCTGATCGGGGGCTTTGTGCTGCTCTTGTCTGGCCTCTTGCTGCTGGCTCTCCTCTGCCGTAAGAAGAG GAAGACAGCAGCTGATCTGAACTGCAGCCTCATGAAAG GGTACCCGAAATTGGAATCCAGCCAGGTGTGCGCCAGTGAGAGCCTACAACCGTCCAGCTCTGAACTGACCTCGTTCCCCGTGGCTGGGACCCCAGTCGAGCTCAGCGGGACTCATTCACCAG aataTGCTGAGCCCGACATGGTCCAGGTGAGCCCCAGCAGTCAGACAGCCCCATCCACCTTCAAACCCGCCCTGGACGAAGGCTACACGCTCCCGCTGGTAGTGAACCACTATGACGTGCCGGGCAAGTACCACGAGTACGCAGAGCCCCTGCCACCCGAGCCTGAGTACGCCACCCCCTTCACAGAGCAAGCCCTGGAGGCCGGGGGTGCCACTGCCAAGAAGAACACCTGTGTCATCAAAGTAGTCCCCACCACCCAAGGTCGGGCAGGGTCGCTGGCCTCCCCGATGTCCCCAGGGATCCAGCCACAGTACGACTTCCCAGCTCAGCGGCTTGGTGAGACGCCGAACAGCACAAGAAGGGAGGGATCCCACCAAGCCAGCACTGTGTACACAGAGCCCCAGACTGAGCGGACTTCCACCCTGTGGGGTGACGGCCTAGCGGGGCTCACCACCTCCCCAGAAGGGCACTGCTTCCAGATCCAAGACTCCCCTCTCACCCACATTTACCACGAACCTTTGTGA
- the LOC141974449 gene encoding discoidin, CUB and LCCL domain-containing protein 1-like isoform X4, translating into MNSSSVTVQFNSTTHRSGRGFLLSYATSQHPDLISCLDKGTHYHQEQISVFCPAGCKSVAGDIWGNTKQGYRDTSVLCKAAIHAGVILDELGGQLTLSREKGITLYESAFANGLHSKRGSLSEKRLIFHKACDHALEAASFNASSSWHEVNAMGQYKPWTAEQAAFSAHGNSWAADPSSETEWLEIDLGGRKNITGIITKGSSDKYNFYVKSYQVFSSRDGKNWKAYRYSSGQEETVFEGNADSLQEVSNTFIPPILARYLRIVPQSWNQRIALKVALQGCQVARLKVPRPYVPSAPKEVPILTSIPTDRTAIPGVTINPEKAGSMLLVMLLIGGFVLLLSGLLLLALLCRKKRKTAADLNCSLMKGYPKLESSQVCASESLQPSSSELTSFPVAGTPVELSGTHSPEYAEPDMVQVSPSSQTAPSTFKPALDEGYTLPLVVNHYDVPGKYHEYAEPLPPEPEYATPFTEQALEAGGATAKKNTCVIKVVPTTQGRAGSLASPMSPGIQPQYDFPAQRLGETPNSTRREGSHQASTVYTEPQTERTSTLWGDGLAGLTTSPEGHCFQIQDSPLTHIYHEPL; encoded by the exons ATGAACTCCAGCTCAGTGACCGTCCAGTTCAACAGCACCACTCACCGCTCAGGGCGCGGCTTCCTGCTCTCCTACGCGACCAGCCAGCACCCAG ATCTGATTTCCTGTTTGGATAAGGGGACCCATTACCACCAGGAACAAATCAG TGTTTTCTGCCCAGCGGGCTGCAAGAGTGTCGCGGGTGACATATGGGGAAACACGAAGCAGGGCTACCGAGac ACCTCGGTTCTCTGCAAGGCAGCCATCCACGCTGGAGTGATCTTGGATGAGCTGGGAGGGCAGCTGACTCTGTCTCGGGAGAAGGGGATCACACTCTATGAATCAGCCTTCGCCAATGGACTCCACTCAAAAAG GGGGTCCTTATCTGAAAAGCGCCTCATTTTTCACAAAG CCTGTGACCATGCTCTCGAAGCAGCCAGCTTCAACGCCTCCTCCTCCTGGCACGAGGTGAATGCCATGGGGCAGTACAAGCCCTGGACAGCGGAGCAGGCGGCGTTCAGCGCCCACGGGAACTCGTGGGCTGCCGATCCCAGCTCAGAGACCGAATGGCTGGAGATAGATCTGGGCGGAAGGAAGAACATCACAG GAATTATCACCAAGGGATCCTCAGATAAATACAACTTCTACGTGAAATCCTACCAGGTTTTCTCCAGCAGAGATGGGAAGAATTGGAAAGCCTACAGATACAGCAGCGGGCAGGAGGAGACG GTCTTTGAGGGAAATGCTGACAGCCTCCAAGAGGTCTCCAACACGTTCATCCCCCCCATCCTGGCCCGCTACCTCCGCATCGTGCCCCAGAGCTGGAACCAGAGGATCGCCCTGAAGGTGGCACTACAAGGCTGCCAAGTGGCTCGTCTGAAGGTGCCCCGGCCCTATG TACCCAGTGCCCCAAAGGAGGTTCCCATCCTGACCAGCATCCCCACCGATCGCACCGCGATCCCAGGAGTCACCATAAATCCAGAAAAAGCAG GCTCCATGTTACTGGTGATGCTGCTGATCGGGGGCTTTGTGCTGCTCTTGTCTGGCCTCTTGCTGCTGGCTCTCCTCTGCCGTAAGAAGAG GAAGACAGCAGCTGATCTGAACTGCAGCCTCATGAAAG GGTACCCGAAATTGGAATCCAGCCAGGTGTGCGCCAGTGAGAGCCTACAACCGTCCAGCTCTGAACTGACCTCGTTCCCCGTGGCTGGGACCCCAGTCGAGCTCAGCGGGACTCATTCACCAG aataTGCTGAGCCCGACATGGTCCAGGTGAGCCCCAGCAGTCAGACAGCCCCATCCACCTTCAAACCCGCCCTGGACGAAGGCTACACGCTCCCGCTGGTAGTGAACCACTATGACGTGCCGGGCAAGTACCACGAGTACGCAGAGCCCCTGCCACCCGAGCCTGAGTACGCCACCCCCTTCACAGAGCAAGCCCTGGAGGCCGGGGGTGCCACTGCCAAGAAGAACACCTGTGTCATCAAAGTAGTCCCCACCACCCAAGGTCGGGCAGGGTCGCTGGCCTCCCCGATGTCCCCAGGGATCCAGCCACAGTACGACTTCCCAGCTCAGCGGCTTGGTGAGACGCCGAACAGCACAAGAAGGGAGGGATCCCACCAAGCCAGCACTGTGTACACAGAGCCCCAGACTGAGCGGACTTCCACCCTGTGGGGTGACGGCCTAGCGGGGCTCACCACCTCCCCAGAAGGGCACTGCTTCCAGATCCAAGACTCCCCTCTCACCCACATTTACCACGAACCTTTGTGA